The nucleotide sequence CCGATCTGCAACGTGTGGAGGCGATCATGAAGCCCCATGAGGCGCCGACGGAGCTGGTCGCGAACTACCCCGCCCATATTCACATGAACCTGCTGGAACGGCTGCGCGGGCAGCGGGTGGGGACACGCCTGCTCGATGCGTGGCGCGATCAGGCGCGGGCCAATGGGGTCAAGCGCATCCATCTCGGCGCCAGCCGCAGCAATGCCGGCGGCGTCGCCTTCTGGACCAAGAGCGGTTTCGATCCATTGATCACCATCGGATCGACGGTCTGGTTCGGGATGACCCTGTCCGACTGATCTACCCCGTACCGGCTGCGGCCCAGATTTCGCCTGAATGAAAAAGGCCGCCCTTGTGAGGCGGCCTTGTTTTTGTCAGCCCTCGGCGACCAGCGACATCAGAACCTTGTCGATGCGATGGCCATCGAGGTCGACCACCTCGAAGCGCCAACCTTCACGCTCGAAGGCTTCGCCCGTGCGTGGCAAGTGGTTGAGACAGGCGAGAATGAAGCCGGCTACAGTCTCGTAGCGCGCATCCTTAGGCACGGTTATGCGGAAGCGCTCGGCGAAATCATCGACCGGCATCCAGCCGGCCACCAGCCAGGAGCCGTCTTCGCGCTCGACGAGGGCCGGATCATCTCCGGCCTCTTCCTGATAGACGCCAGTGATCACTTCGAGCACGTCACCAAAGGTGATGATGCCTTCAAAGTGACCGTACTCATCGACAACGAGGACCATCTGCACCTTGGACTGGCGGATGGCTTCCACGGCATCGAGAGCGTCTGCGTGCTCCATGACCACCGGAACAGGCTTTGTCAGCTTGCGCAGGTCCGGCTGTTGCCCACTGGCAAGAGCCGGCAGGAGATCGGCAAGATTGAGCACGCCAAGAATGGAATCAGCGTCGCCTTCCTGGACCAGAACGCGGCTGTGGCTGCTGGCCATGATCTTCTGCAGGTTCTGCTCGTAGCTCGCCTCGATATCGACCACTTCGACGTCGAGACGCGCCGTCATGATGCCCCGGGCGGACCGGTCGGCAAGGCGCATCACGCCCGAGATCATGGAATGCTCTTCGGTCTCCAGCACGCCAGCGGATGTCGCCTCGGCGA is from Devosia sp. SD17-2 and encodes:
- a CDS encoding hemolysin family protein, which gives rise to MLTEILIVVVLVLVNGALAMSELAVVSSRSARLKVLADQGNKGAAMAMKLAEDPGKFLSSVQIGITLVGVLSGAFSGATLGLRLSEWLKQVGVPTNIADIGGTGLVVVLITYGTLILGELVPKQIALRNPEAMAARVAPPMTLLARVGTPIVWLLDISGKAVLRLLGQGGQAEESVTEEEVRTIIAEATSAGVLETEEHSMISGVMRLADRSARGIMTARLDVEVVDIEASYEQNLQKIMASSHSRVLVQEGDADSILGVLNLADLLPALASGQQPDLRKLTKPVPVVMEHADALDAVEAIRQSKVQMVLVVDEYGHFEGIITFGDVLEVITGVYQEEAGDDPALVEREDGSWLVAGWMPVDDFAERFRITVPKDARYETVAGFILACLNHLPRTGEAFEREGWRFEVVDLDGHRIDKVLMSLVAEG